In Oryza sativa Japonica Group chromosome 11, ASM3414082v1, the following are encoded in one genomic region:
- the LOC4350537 gene encoding uncharacterized protein isoform X1 — translation MTHSQSRSSEQKQPRKAAAMAAAAAAASTTSMMTRPQLLHLFSRFSFLTSLPEVKARIADAVRDKQSSLGVRLEQMSLARYEAVAVTTEIQEEILREMGIDPSFGIGCLGKVNVMYEDDMELMVKFYQFVAKEEMAIDEAELDPIEFAEKIHAQHKLQEQQLKMLIQMRKYNPESQSVILETLRKQLESANFDTDASILTPEQIQEIVEN, via the exons ATGACCCACTCACAGTCTCGCTCGTCGGagcagaagcagccaagaaaagcggcggccatggcggcggcggcggcggcggcgagcaccacGAGCATGATGACGAGGCCGCAGCTGCTCCACCTCTTCTCCCGCTTCTCCTTCCTCACCTCCCTCCCAG AGGTCAAGGCACGGATCGCCGACGCCGTCAGGGACAAGCAG TCTTCTTTGGGGGTGCGATTGGAACAGATGAGCTTAGCTAGATAT GAGGCTGTAGCGGTGACCACCGAGATACAGGAGGAGATTCTCCGCGAGATGGGAATCG ATCCAAGTTTTGGTATTGGCTGCCTTGGAAAGGTGAACGTTATGTATGAGGATGACATGGAATTGATGGTTAAGTTCTATCAGTTTGTTGCCAA AGAAGAGATGGCTATTGATGAAGCTGAGCTTGACCCTATAGAGTTTGCTGAAAAAATACATGCTCAGCATAAATTACAGGAACAG CAACTGAAGATGTTGATTCAGATGAGAAAATATAACCCAGAGAGCCAATCCGTCATACTCGAAACT TTGCGCAAACAGTTGGAGAGTGCTAATTTCGATACCGACGCGTCGATCTTGACTCCGGAGCAGATCCAAGAGATTGTTGAGAACTAG
- the LOC4350537 gene encoding uncharacterized protein isoform X2 has product MTHSQSRSSEQKQPRKAAAMAAAAAAASTTSMMTRPQLLHLFSRFSFLTSLPEVKARIADAVRDKQEAVAVTTEIQEEILREMGIDPSFGIGCLGKVNVMYEDDMELMVKFYQFVAKEEMAIDEAELDPIEFAEKIHAQHKLQEQQLKMLIQMRKYNPESQSVILETLRKQLESANFDTDASILTPEQIQEIVEN; this is encoded by the exons ATGACCCACTCACAGTCTCGCTCGTCGGagcagaagcagccaagaaaagcggcggccatggcggcggcggcggcggcggcgagcaccacGAGCATGATGACGAGGCCGCAGCTGCTCCACCTCTTCTCCCGCTTCTCCTTCCTCACCTCCCTCCCAG AGGTCAAGGCACGGATCGCCGACGCCGTCAGGGACAAGCAG GAGGCTGTAGCGGTGACCACCGAGATACAGGAGGAGATTCTCCGCGAGATGGGAATCG ATCCAAGTTTTGGTATTGGCTGCCTTGGAAAGGTGAACGTTATGTATGAGGATGACATGGAATTGATGGTTAAGTTCTATCAGTTTGTTGCCAA AGAAGAGATGGCTATTGATGAAGCTGAGCTTGACCCTATAGAGTTTGCTGAAAAAATACATGCTCAGCATAAATTACAGGAACAG CAACTGAAGATGTTGATTCAGATGAGAAAATATAACCCAGAGAGCCAATCCGTCATACTCGAAACT TTGCGCAAACAGTTGGAGAGTGCTAATTTCGATACCGACGCGTCGATCTTGACTCCGGAGCAGATCCAAGAGATTGTTGAGAACTAG